One Primulina eburnea isolate SZY01 chromosome 4, ASM2296580v1, whole genome shotgun sequence genomic window, AAAGTGATTATTACGTATCACCTGGTTATCCCACCTTGATAAGAAGAATAGATATAGTAGAAGAAAGTTTATGTAAATTACAACCACCCCAGAATTCATAATACAGAGATTCAGAAATAGGATTAGTTTCAAAAGGAGGTTGTACATCACCCTGAATTACAAGCATAAGGCAGAACCAACGTTTCTATCACAAATATAAAATGATCACACGAAAGTATGCATTGTATGGATCTTGAATATCAATTAAAACACCCATCAGAAAGGGGAAAAAAACTCAATCAACTGTAAATATGAATGAATTTAGAAAGTAAGAGGATACGTCCAGAATAACACGAATGACTGCAAGAAACAAAAATAGCCAATATTAGATATTACAAATTAACAATGGAAATCGGAAGAAAATTAAACAAgaacaagataaaaaaaaatcgcaTGCACCACAGGTAAGTTTCATTTGTCAAACGTTGCAGCATGCATATGTCCCACCGAGAGAGGAATATCTCTTTAATAAACCatgcaaaaatataaaaatctaGATGTAATCAAATGACTTTCAACAACAGTTGGATCATCGTTATAAGGGCCAAAAACAACTACATATCTGGCCAAAGGACCCCAGAGACCAGCATGAATATACTGTGTGCTATAAACCTCCAATAAGCATACAAATAGATCGGCACGAAATTCAGAATCAGAAGTTCCAAAAATGATGTcaatagaaaaataaaaaagtatATACCATAAGCCCAGCAAGAAATCCATCAAGTGTAATCTTGTTCCAACTATCAAAATAAGAATGAACAGAAAACTCGGCCTTGGCAACAAGTCCAGCTGAAGTAATAGCCATGACTATGAAATAGAAGATAAATCCCGTCAAACCAGTAAATCCCAAAATTCCTGCAACGACCCCACCTATGATCGACATAAATGTGCGGCTGAATAAAAGAAAAAGACCAAGGTTCAGTatgatttataaattttttgattCTCACAAAATGGCAAAAATCTGGATGCGTATTAATGTTTCACGCGATTAAAAATAACGCGTAAATCTCCTAAAATGTCTCTCTCACACAGGATATCAGGTTAAAAGCATGAGTATTTACGAAAATGGTGGTCATTATGCAGAATCACATGATACTTAGTTACAGAACTAACCAGTAATTAATAACTCTTGTGTTGTTTTGCATATTTTCAAGATTGATCGTCGCTAGCGCATCTGTGGCATCGATTGATTTCTTTCTGTCTGCATTTGTATCTTCCTGGATCGCCATGACCTCTTCGTTTGATTGTAGTACAACCCTTCTGAAGCTAGGGAAGAAAAATCAGAGCTAAAGATCAAATCATTACAACCCAACACGAATGCCTACTGATCAGCAAAAAGCGACAACTCAAATTTTCCACCACAAGACCTTTAAGATTCAATAAACCGCAGAAATAAAATTGCACAGAAGCTAGTTCGCACAATGCAACAGAAGTCAAATCTGCATCACGTTCGAGCATTGGGTATTATTCGGTttaaaaactataaaatttaaatacttCAATACCACATCTAGAAACGTAGACACATCTAGAAACGTAGAAAAAacaggaaaaaaaaatacaacaaTTATATAAAA contains:
- the LOC140830804 gene encoding uncharacterized protein → MAIQEDTNADRKKSIDATDALATINLENMQNNTRVINYCRTFMSIIGGVVAGILGFTGLTGFIFYFIVMAITSAGLVAKAEFSVHSYFDSWNKITLDGFLAGLMSFVLFWTFAYDFVHIF